A window of Chryseobacterium aquaeductus genomic DNA:
TTTTATTTATTGACAAGTTAGAAGTTTCGTCAGTTCGATTAGCAAAGCGTATCGAGAACTTTCCGTCATACTTAATGAAAATTTTTCGATACGGTTTTTTCAAAACCTACTCGAAATGACGTAAATTCCGCAGTACCTGAGTAGCTCCGTCAGTTCGAGTGTTTTTCGAAGCAAAGCGGAGAAAAATTTATCGAGAACACGTGAAAAAAAGATCCGTAAATTGTAAACTTGTCGATACGTTTTTTCAAAACCTACTCGAAATGACGCATTCTTACAATATTTCAAACAAAATATTTTTAATATTCAAACAACACACTTCCCCAAGTAAATCCGCTACCAAATGCTGACAAAAGCACCAAGTCTCCTCTTTTGACTTTACCCAATTCTATAGCTTCGCTTAAAGCAATTGGGATAGAAGCCGCGGTTGTATTTCCGTATTTCTGAATATTATTGTAAATTCTTTCATCCGGCAAACCAAATTTTTGCTGTACAAACTGAGCAATTCTCAAATTCGCCTGATGCGGAATAAACATATCCAGATCTTCCACTGTTTTTCCGGCTTTGTCTAAAGCTTCTTTCATCGTTTCGGGAAATCTTGTTACCGCGTGCTTAAAAACAAAATTTCCGTTCATGATCGGGTAAACTTCTTTATCCGTCACATTTTCAGGTTCCTTTCTCATTCTATCACTCCATCCGTATTTAGATCCCGGAAACTGTGTACACAATTCGTCTGCATATTTGCCTTCAGAATGCATATTCATGGCTAAAATATCTCCTGCATTTTCATCTTCAGTAGCAGAAAGTACGATTGCTCCTGCCCCATCACCGAAAATCACTGAAACTCCTCGTCCTTCGTCAGAAAAATTTAATCCGAAAGAATGAACTTCCGCTCCCACAACCAAAATATTTTTATAGGTCCCGGATTTAATAAACGCATTGGCAACACTCATCGCATAAACAAATCCCGAACACTGGTTTCTGACATCTAAAGCACCAATTGTGTCGCAGCACAACATATCTTGAAGTAGAACTCCACAACCGGGAAAATAATAATCCGGTGAAAGCGTAGCAAAAATAATGTAATCAATATCTTTTGCCGATAAACTCGCTTGCTGCAGTGCTTTTTCTGAAGCTTTAAAACCAAGATATGCCGTAGTTTCCTGAGAATCATTACGATTAATTCTATGTCGTCGCTCTTTGATGCCCGTTCG
This region includes:
- a CDS encoding 3-oxoacyl-ACP synthase III family protein, producing the protein MIKSTIKGIGFHVPDHVVTNDDLAKLMTTNDDWITERTGIKERRHRINRNDSQETTAYLGFKASEKALQQASLSAKDIDYIIFATLSPDYYFPGCGVLLQDMLCCDTIGALDVRNQCSGFVYAMSVANAFIKSGTYKNILVVGAEVHSFGLNFSDEGRGVSVIFGDGAGAIVLSATEDENAGDILAMNMHSEGKYADELCTQFPGSKYGWSDRMRKEPENVTDKEVYPIMNGNFVFKHAVTRFPETMKEALDKAGKTVEDLDMFIPHQANLRIAQFVQQKFGLPDERIYNNIQKYGNTTAASIPIALSEAIELGKVKRGDLVLLSAFGSGFTWGSVLFEY